From the genome of Nakamurella flavida, one region includes:
- a CDS encoding sugar-binding transcriptional regulator, which translates to MKAPPAPSARRLIATVAWLYHTRGLRQNAIAERLNISQSRVSRLLEQAVGLDIVRTTVVLPADEQSVLERELETAYDLRSAHVYDIGEVLDETQLVRELGQLLALQLQTTPLDAEVIGFTPWSRTLQEAVRNLQPLRNSGTRYVVEMLGDLGPPAQQHLAAQNTQQLATLTGGEPLYLRLPGVLPNREVKETLLAHDSHARETLAKLDSIDLALTGFGSGDIVPPLRAGDNFFTADQVARVKKLGAVGEVNLRYICEDGTPVANELDELVVGATLAQLRRAERRLGVGGGPSKYAAVRAALLGGWINVLVTDSTTAQWLLDNRTR; encoded by the coding sequence GTGAAGGCGCCGCCCGCACCCAGTGCCCGACGACTGATCGCCACGGTCGCCTGGCTGTACCACACCCGGGGCCTGCGGCAGAACGCCATCGCCGAACGGCTGAACATCTCGCAGTCCCGGGTGTCCCGCCTCCTGGAGCAGGCGGTCGGCCTGGACATCGTCCGCACCACGGTCGTGCTGCCGGCGGACGAGCAGTCGGTGCTGGAACGGGAACTCGAGACCGCGTACGACCTGCGCAGCGCGCACGTGTACGACATCGGCGAGGTGCTCGACGAGACCCAGCTCGTCCGCGAACTCGGCCAGTTGCTGGCCCTGCAGCTGCAGACCACCCCGCTGGACGCCGAGGTCATCGGGTTCACCCCCTGGAGCCGGACGCTGCAGGAGGCGGTGCGCAATCTGCAGCCGCTGCGCAACTCCGGGACCCGGTACGTCGTGGAGATGCTGGGGGATCTCGGTCCGCCGGCCCAGCAGCATCTCGCCGCGCAGAACACCCAGCAGCTGGCCACCCTCACCGGCGGCGAGCCGCTGTACCTGCGGCTGCCCGGGGTGCTGCCGAACCGGGAGGTCAAGGAGACGCTGCTGGCCCACGACAGCCACGCCCGGGAGACCCTGGCCAAGCTGGACTCCATCGATCTGGCGCTCACCGGGTTCGGATCCGGCGACATCGTGCCGCCGCTGCGGGCCGGCGACAACTTCTTCACCGCCGACCAGGTCGCCCGGGTCAAGAAGCTCGGCGCCGTCGGCGAGGTCAACCTGCGGTACATCTGCGAGGACGGCACCCCCGTGGCCAACGAACTCGACGAACTGGTGGTCGGGGCCACCCTGGCCCAGCTGCGCCGGGCCGAGCGGCGGCTCGGGGTCGGCGGGGGTCCCTCGAAGTACGCCGCCGTGCGGGCCGCCCTCCTCGGGGGCTGGATCAACGTCCTGGTCACCGATTCGACCACCGCGCAGTGGCTGCTGGACAACCGCACGCGCTGA
- a CDS encoding sugar ABC transporter ATP-binding protein — MSDDVPAPGPGGRALTGSALRKSYAGIEVVKGVDFAIPAGAVVGLIGENGAGKSTLSSMIAGVVLPTSGEMTLDGESYAPTSPSDALDRGVALIHQEIRMVPSLSVAENIFLGRLPVRGGKVDTGSMVRQSREVLDLLGIDLDPRRSVVGLSMAVQQSIEIAKAISRGPKYVIFDEPSASLTGHETDRVLDQIRRMAEHGVGVVYISHRLEEVRDVSSQIICLRDGALVKNWDRGNVPAPEMVSAMVGREFTFEHQAPEPHREDVVLEVRGLGRKGVFSGVDFTVSRGEILGVAGLVGAGRTEMVRTIAGADRYDEGEVLLEGRPVRLDSPAAAIAAGVVMVPEDRKGQGLNLGLSSAVNILQPWEREMGRGRFITNRLLNRAAAKSRADFDIRGSMDLPVVRLSGGNQQKVLLAKWLVHEPTVLILDEPTRGVDVGAKMAIYEIIRDCAARGVAVVVVSSELEEVLGLSHRVMVMSGGRQRGILPRADADAETVMQLAVPTGQQ; from the coding sequence ATGTCCGACGACGTACCTGCACCCGGCCCCGGAGGGCGGGCACTCACCGGCTCCGCGCTCCGGAAGTCCTACGCGGGCATCGAGGTCGTCAAGGGTGTCGACTTCGCCATCCCGGCCGGCGCCGTCGTCGGCCTGATCGGGGAGAACGGAGCCGGCAAGTCCACCCTCAGCTCGATGATCGCCGGCGTCGTCCTGCCGACGTCGGGTGAGATGACGCTGGACGGGGAGAGCTACGCGCCGACATCGCCGTCGGACGCGCTGGATCGGGGCGTGGCCCTGATCCACCAGGAGATCCGGATGGTGCCGTCGCTCTCGGTGGCGGAGAACATCTTCCTGGGGCGCCTCCCCGTCCGCGGCGGCAAGGTGGACACCGGATCGATGGTCCGCCAGTCCCGCGAGGTGTTGGACCTGCTCGGGATCGACCTCGACCCGCGCCGGTCGGTCGTCGGCCTGTCCATGGCCGTGCAGCAGAGCATCGAGATCGCCAAGGCGATCTCCCGCGGGCCGAAGTACGTCATCTTCGACGAGCCGTCCGCCTCGCTGACCGGGCACGAGACCGACCGGGTCCTCGACCAGATCCGCCGCATGGCCGAGCACGGGGTGGGCGTCGTCTACATCTCCCACCGCCTGGAGGAGGTCCGTGACGTCAGCTCGCAGATCATCTGCCTGCGCGACGGCGCCCTGGTGAAGAACTGGGACCGCGGGAACGTCCCGGCCCCGGAGATGGTGTCGGCGATGGTCGGCCGGGAGTTCACCTTCGAACACCAGGCTCCCGAGCCGCACCGCGAGGACGTCGTCCTGGAGGTCCGCGGCCTGGGCCGCAAGGGCGTCTTCTCCGGTGTCGACTTCACCGTCTCGCGTGGCGAGATCCTCGGTGTGGCCGGCCTCGTCGGCGCCGGCCGCACCGAGATGGTGCGCACCATCGCCGGAGCGGACCGCTACGACGAGGGCGAGGTGCTCCTCGAGGGCCGACCCGTCCGCCTGGACTCCCCGGCCGCGGCCATCGCCGCCGGCGTGGTCATGGTCCCGGAGGACCGCAAGGGCCAGGGATTGAACCTGGGGCTGTCCAGCGCGGTGAACATCCTGCAGCCCTGGGAGCGGGAGATGGGCCGCGGCCGGTTCATCACCAATCGTCTGCTGAACAGGGCCGCGGCCAAGAGCCGCGCCGACTTCGACATCCGCGGGTCGATGGACCTGCCCGTGGTCCGGCTGTCCGGCGGCAACCAGCAGAAGGTCCTGCTGGCCAAATGGCTGGTCCACGAGCCCACCGTGCTCATCCTGGACGAGCCCACCCGCGGGGTGGACGTGGGCGCGAAGATGGCGATCTACGAGATCATCCGCGACTGTGCCGCCCGTGGGGTCGCCGTGGTCGTCGTCTCCTCGGAACTCGAGGAGGTGCTGGGCCTCTCGCACCGCGTCATGGTGATGTCCGGCGGGCGGCAACGGGGCATCCTGCCCCGCGCGGATGCCGACGCCGAGACGGTCATGCAGCTCGCCGTTCCCACCGGCCAGCAGTGA
- a CDS encoding substrate-binding domain-containing protein codes for MAAWKRTRIVAALGMAGVLTLTACGGSDSAGSAGTSGGASSAASAGGASSDYTIGISVADQKSLFYIAAVDGMKKAAEEAGVKTVVLSADNNSTQQVNQVNDLITQQVNAIVFIAQDATSAAAGVRAANKADIPVIAVDQKPESGDGKLATYIATDSVKAADALCTWMFEQMGGSGEIGILQGVLGATAELQRSQGCQQALDKNPGISVVAKQSANWDETEGYKAAQNMLQANPDIKAIFGESDAMAMGAAKAAKDAGRTIYTVGIDGFPTMITAIEDKLTNATQAQVPYVMGQQSIKDALTILGGGTVPAEQYQDTVLVTQDNAATIDPVQFYGPNVK; via the coding sequence ATGGCAGCCTGGAAGCGCACCCGCATCGTCGCGGCGTTGGGCATGGCGGGAGTACTGACCCTGACCGCCTGCGGCGGGTCGGACAGTGCGGGATCCGCCGGGACCTCGGGCGGTGCGAGCAGCGCCGCCAGTGCCGGCGGCGCGAGTTCGGACTACACGATCGGCATCTCGGTCGCCGACCAGAAGTCGCTCTTCTACATCGCCGCGGTCGACGGCATGAAGAAGGCCGCGGAGGAGGCGGGCGTGAAGACCGTCGTGCTCTCGGCGGACAACAACTCCACCCAGCAGGTCAACCAGGTCAACGACCTGATCACCCAGCAGGTCAACGCCATCGTCTTCATCGCGCAGGACGCCACCTCCGCCGCTGCCGGCGTGCGGGCCGCCAACAAGGCCGACATCCCCGTCATCGCCGTCGACCAGAAGCCGGAGAGTGGCGACGGCAAGCTCGCCACCTACATCGCCACGGACAGCGTGAAGGCCGCCGACGCGCTCTGCACCTGGATGTTCGAGCAGATGGGCGGCTCCGGCGAGATCGGCATCCTGCAGGGCGTTCTCGGTGCCACCGCCGAGCTGCAGCGCAGCCAGGGCTGCCAGCAGGCGCTCGACAAGAACCCCGGAATCTCCGTGGTCGCCAAGCAGTCCGCCAACTGGGACGAGACCGAGGGCTACAAGGCCGCGCAGAACATGCTGCAGGCCAACCCGGACATCAAGGCCATCTTCGGCGAGAGCGACGCCATGGCCATGGGTGCGGCCAAGGCCGCCAAGGACGCCGGCCGGACGATCTACACCGTGGGCATCGACGGCTTCCCGACCATGATCACCGCGATCGAGGACAAGTTGACCAACGCCACCCAGGCGCAGGTGCCCTACGTCATGGGCCAGCAGTCGATCAAGGACGCACTGACCATCCTCGGCGGCGGCACCGTCCCGGCCGAGCAGTACCAGGACACCGTGCTGGTCACCCAGGACAACGCGGCGACCATCGACCCGGTGCAGTTCTACGGCCCGAACGTCAAGTAG